The Hippoglossus stenolepis isolate QCI-W04-F060 chromosome 11, HSTE1.2, whole genome shotgun sequence genome includes a window with the following:
- the LOC118117238 gene encoding transmembrane protein 200C has protein sequence MIATGGLLRMNRRQDSLRSKNRAENKRKRKPKKKKNDVVVVKGKLNLCSPAGLVAAVGVMVLMVGISMAVLGYWPSQNQQEYQERRRMGAYHSNRMSFSKSPVVVSNLTHDKSPSVLNQSHANRSAADPSPHCNFLCDFLNNHLYSDNLKVFGPLVMGIGIFLFICANAVLHENRDKKTKVINLRDIYSTVIDLHSIRSKEYAPLNGLVNYTQSRSAEAPSGSLPSSGMLTRSSWPSTGLGLQGELGGEEVFRRQSLASRPRSWSRDVQTFTETVYSIYKDYSNSSKQAPQPRQWETTSIVTSSVNAFTLPVIKLNNCEVEESERAEVGGPSGEGVVIEAAAGSISGEGQASSSHTYQAGREEKDASTADHPPPRHGHEDIATDTADQQGAPQPQWTQLFPPSPVARAMGSRLSLNSLTDQPRSVRRCSMSVSVCSQGDRGRRFSCPRLERSNSKGYIKLTDLGGESFEAPDTDTSLVAIEQEVAADSVVAAAVAEEGAQGEDDLVTPSTSAEY, from the coding sequence ATGATCGCCACGGGCGGCCTGCTGCGCATGAACCGGCGCCAAGATTCCCTCCGCTCCAAAAACCGAGCGGAAAACAAGCGGAAGCGGAAAccgaaaaagaagaagaacgatgtggtggtggtgaagggGAAGCTTAATCTGTGCTCCCCGGCCGGTTTGGTGGCTGCCGTTGGAGTTATGGTTCTCATGGTGGGGATTTCTATGGCTGTACTGGGCTACTGGCCCAGTCAGAACCAGCAGGAGTACCAGGAGCGACGCAGAATGGGAGCGTACCACAGCAACAGGATGAGCTTCTCCAAGAGTCCAGTTGTTGTCTCAAACCTCACCCATGATAAGTCTCCCTCTGTCCTGAACCAGAGCCATGCTAACCGCAGCGCCGCCGACCCCTCCCCTCACTGTAACTTCCTCTGTGACTTCCTGAATAATCACCTGTACTCTGACAATCTGAAAGTCTTTGGCCCGCTGGTGATGGGAATCGGcattttcctcttcatctgcGCCAATGCAGTCCTCCATGAAAACCGCGACAAGAAAACCAAAGTCATCAACCTGAGGGATATCTACTCCACGGTGATAGATCTGCACAGTATACGGTCGAAGGAGTACGCCCCTCTCAACGGCTTGGTGAACTACACTCAGTCGAGGAGCGCCGAGGCCCCGTCGGGCTCCTTACCTTCCAGTGGGATGCTCACTCGCAGCTCCTGGCCCTCCACTGGACTTGGTTTACAGGGGGAGTTGGGAGGCGAGGAGGTGTTCAGACGCCAGTCTTTGGCCAGCAGGCCTCGTAGCTGGTCCAGAGACGTCCAGACCTTCACAGAAACTGTCTACAGCATCTACAAAGACTACAGCAATAGCAGCAAGCAGGCGCCACAGCCCCGACAGTGGGAGACCACCTCCATCGTCACCTCCTCTGTGAACGCTTTCACCCTCCCTGTGATCAAACTGAACAACTGTGAGGTGGAGGAGTCGGAGAGGGCGGAGGTGGGGGGGCCCTCAGGGGAAGGGGTCGTCATCGAGGCCGCTGCTGGAAGCATTAGCGGGGAGGGACAGGCCAGCAGCAGCCACACTTACCAGGCcggcagagaggagaaggacgCGTCGACCGCAGATCATCCCCCACCCCGTCACGGCCACGAGGACATAGCCACAGACACcgctgaccagcagggggcgccgCAACCACAGTGGACACAGCTGTTTCCCCCATCGCCTGTTGCCAGGGCGATGGGGTCACGGCTGTCGCTCAACTCCCTCACAGATCAGCCCAGGTCTGTGCGACGCTGcagcatgtctgtgtctgtgtgtagtcaAGGCGACCGAGGCAGGCGCTTCAGCTGCCCTCGCCTGGAGCGCTCCAACAGTAAGGGCTACATCAAACTGACTGATCTGGGGGGCGAGTCCTTCGAAGCCCCCGACACAGACACCTCTCTAGTGGCCATTGAACAGGAAGTAGCAGCGGACTCAGTTGTAGCAGCAGCGGTGGCGGAGGAAGGCGCTCAGGGAGAGGACGACCTGGTGACACCCAGCACCTCTGCAGAATACTAG